One part of the Enterococcus sp. DIV1094 genome encodes these proteins:
- a CDS encoding cold-shock protein produces the protein MNNGTVKWFNSDKGFGFITGEDGQDVFAHFSAIQGDGFKTLDEGQAVTFDIEDGQRGPQAVNIMK, from the coding sequence ATGAATAACGGTACAGTAAAATGGTTTAACTCAGACAAAGGTTTTGGATTTATCACTGGGGAAGATGGACAAGATGTGTTTGCACATTTTTCAGCAATCCAAGGTGACGGCTTTAAGACTTTAGATGAAGGGCAAGCAGTTACTTTTGATATTGAAGATGGTCAACGTGGACCACAAGCAGTAAATATCATGAAATAA
- a CDS encoding helix-turn-helix domain-containing protein, producing MTIGIRIAELRKQKNMSQSDLAKALIVAPSTIGMWETDQRAIKDDHLKHLANCFNVSADYLLGTLHAPDWADINDLIELDKLLESNVNMSYGGEILTSEQIQRVKDILTSTLLT from the coding sequence ATGACTATTGGAATACGAATTGCTGAATTAAGAAAACAAAAAAATATGAGCCAATCTGATTTAGCTAAAGCTCTGATTGTCGCTCCTAGCACTATAGGAATGTGGGAAACTGATCAACGTGCTATTAAAGATGACCATTTAAAGCACCTAGCTAACTGTTTTAACGTAAGCGCAGACTATCTTCTTGGAACCCTACATGCGCCTGATTGGGCAGATATAAATGATTTAATTGAACTGGACAAACTACTAGAGTCAAACGTCAATATGTCGTATGGTGGGGAAATACTCACATCAGAGCAAATCCAACGTGTAAAGGATATCCTTACTTCAACATTATTGACCTAG
- a CDS encoding DUF5067 domain-containing protein, which yields MKKIVTLGFILISSITLGACNNNDSNSSSNNSSSSDIIFESSSTSDETETRTASDTTFEDDSSKIVIKNTEELTSQYDVNKKILAMEIEYTNKGDEAQSPWFAFATSIRAIQETDTTEEILNGANGLFAEDYKPDLVKMGDTNVKSGATVDAVIGLVILYPGSPITMQDVMANGVFEKTIETTN from the coding sequence ATGAAAAAGATAGTTACCTTAGGATTTATTTTAATTTCAAGTATTACTTTAGGAGCATGCAATAATAATGATTCAAACTCGTCAAGCAATAACTCAAGTTCTTCAGACATAATATTTGAAAGTAGCTCTACCTCTGATGAGACAGAAACTAGGACCGCTAGTGATACAACTTTTGAAGATGATTCATCAAAAATAGTAATAAAAAATACCGAAGAATTGACAAGTCAATATGATGTCAATAAAAAGATTTTAGCTATGGAAATTGAATATACTAATAAGGGAGATGAAGCCCAAAGTCCGTGGTTTGCATTTGCAACTTCAATCAGAGCAATTCAAGAAACAGATACAACCGAAGAAATTTTGAATGGTGCTAACGGTTTATTTGCAGAAGATTATAAACCCGACCTTGTAAAAATGGGAGACACTAATGTAAAATCAGGAGCTACTGTTGATGCAGTTATCGGCTTAGTCATTTTATATCCAGGATCACCTATTACTATGCAAGATGTCATGGCTAATGGAGTATTTGAAAAAACTATTGAAACTACAAACTAA